The genome window ACTCCTTATTTTGGACTTCTAATGGGTGACTTAGTGCCCATTAAAAACACTAACTAAAATAGTGTCCGAATAAGTATCTTTAACTTTACCTTTTAATGATTTCCCTTTTTAATATTATCAATGTTGTCTGAACAACCTCGGTATCAGTACTGTATAACATCGGTATCGTTTTTTATTAACGTTTTATAAAATTTCGAATATATCGTTATCATATGCTTATGGTTATGTACGATTCAATTATATTCCAACGGGTCATATATTCTTGATTGTTTTTATCATCACAAGCCAAACATATATCGACCAAACAACATCAGTACTGATATATTCTCTTTTATAGTTGTCTCGACATGGCGGTATAAAATTCGTTGAATATAGAGTTAGATTCATAAAAAACTATTTTTGGTATTGTAAGCAGTATCGAGTGTCTATATGATACCGGTACCGTAGCGAACCAATACCAACCGAATACCACCGGTACCGGTACTGGTACAGGTACGTGTATTTGTTTTTTTGGTGTTTAGTCGACgtaaaatatgtgttgattgctATGTCGAATGCCAGTATCGAACTGGCCCTATAGTGAATCGTATTGACGATGACCAAAGACCGTTAGCGAAACGCGAGGAAATCCAACtagtaaataacaaaaaaaagagTGTGTTAATTTGTTCTTGATTTCTTTTGAATTATCATATTAACTCGGTAGTTCAGAGGTAAAGCCCCCTGCCCTGAAAGGTTCCAAGAAAGCATCGTCCCTGGTGGGGTCCCATAGCCATATAACCATGGCGAGGATCAAGCTAGACAAATTGCATGGAAAGTTGTACTAAAGATTTTCCGAGCGAGACAAACAGTTAGTTGCAATGATTCATTGTATCTTTTATCCATAATATAGGAATGATTTATTTATCTCATTTCTAGCACATTTTTTGTAACAAATCTTTCGTATTTAATTCTTGATTTATTTTTAATTATCCGATTATAGATTTAAAGCACTGTCAAAttttctaaaagtgacgagtacacgattttaaaaaaaaaaaattaggaatTTAAAACTACAAAACCTATAAAAGCTGTAATGTGAATTTAGTTTACTAACTAGTATTTAGGCCCCGCATTGCGGACAGTGGGTGTAAAACCATGTTAGGTAGCAAACCACAGACGACCAAAACCAGAAAAAGCGCAAAAAAATGAATTCATAACACCAGGTTACTCATGTGACGCAAAACATAGATGAACTCGAATGTATACCGATATTGGAAATCCGAGATGATTAAAGTgacattttataaaattttttaaAAACGGAAGTAAAAGTGACAACTTTAAAACTTTTGGTAAAAAACCATATACTAAAAACCAAAAcatcaaaaaaaatatatttggaACCATTTTGACTACAAAGAAACTTTGGTAGCCAAAAGCAAAGTCACCAAACTAAGTTAAATACCAAAAATGCCCAGAACAGAACACTGTAACAATCATGTGTTATGGATTGATATGTATAATAATTATAAGAGTGATCTTAATAATTTAAGGTTTGCTAGAAGGAGTCacattccaaaaaaaaaaaaaaaaaaaaaaaaaaaaaaaaaaaaaaaaacataaataacaaaaaaGGAATGATTATTAATTTGTTCTTGATTTTTTTAATTATCCGATTAAAGATGTGCAAATACTGCCAAATTACTCTAATCTGAAACTAATTAGTACAAGACTTAAAAGGATAATTTAAAACCAAAAAAATCTATAACTGGAATTTTGGTTTATTAAAATATAACGCTTTTATTAATTTAAGGTTATAAAATCAGCCACATtccaaaatagaaaaaaaaaacacaaataacAAAAACGAAATGATTATTAACTTGTTGTCAATGACCAAAAGCATAAACAACAAGATCAATAATGAAAAACATGAACAATATACTCAATAACATTATCCCGTGTTTGGAAATCAACACTATACGTACTTGCCTGAAGATACCCTCTAGCAAACCGAAAAAGCCCACTCCCTCCTACCACTGGCATCTCCCTCACCTCATCGGACATCGGGTTCCGCCCCAAAAGCGTCAACGTACTCCCGTTATACTTCTTGGTGAAAAACACAATGTTCATTGCCATCAATTGCACGAGTTTCTCGTGCCATGCTCTTCCGTCAATTCCTTGTACCCTCCCCAATAACTTTGATCCTGATTCGGGTGTTTTCGTCAATGGAATGTCCATCATGTTAACAAGGCCATATGACCTTTTTTTTACGTTTACCCGCGGTGGAACAACGTTCACGACTGTCGCGTTGGGACCGCCAAAGATAATGTGACCGTAGAACCTAAAGTGGCTTATTCGGGGCTTCAATGAGTTGCGGTTTACAGATTTTAGAAAGGTGTCTCCTTCGGCTGTCGAAAAAGTTTTTGATAAAATGAAGAGGAGTGGGAAAGAAGGTTAAGAAAATATTTGGCCATCTTGTAAGATTCAGTTTGGTGGAAAAGTGAAAGGGCCAAGTTTATAATGTATGTTTTACAACAAATCAAGTAAATTTATTAAAGTTTATTTGTTTACTACTTTAGTATTATAAAATATAGGAACTTTCTTAACTTGTTAAATGTTTGGAATTAATTATCTACTATGGTTATTTGTTTTGTGTTAATGTAGATAAAAGTTGATGGATATTTTGTTATTGAGTTGAAAAATAAGTAATATAAAAGCAATATATGATTCTGTAGTACTAGTGTAAATACCAATAATTTTATGTCTGTTTGGTTACATGATTTGATAGGATTAAAGTTGTAAAATAGATAATGTGTTTTCTTTTTTCAGAATAGGCTGGCAACACTTAAAAATCTGCAAAAACAGAATGTTCTTAATGGCTCTACAAGATGCGGATTATGCGAaactgaagatgaagactctgaTCACTTATTTGTAACATGTTGCATATCGACAATAATAAGGAACATGGTATGCAGCTGGTGCAGTATTCCTAGTGTGGTTGCTGATACAATGCAAGAATTATTAGAGATTCACAAAAAGGTGATGGTGTCAAAATATAAGAGAAGGGTGATTCAACTGATAATACTAACTTCGTGTTGGGAGATATGGAACGCGCGAAATTAACTTATTTTTTCTGGCAAACGTATCGTCATCAACAAGATATTCAACGAAATACAAACAACATCTTTCCTTTGGGTGAAGCACAGGGCGAAACGGAATAACTTGGAGTTGCGAAATTGGATAACTTTTAATATAGTCGAGTAATGTATCATTGTTAGGCAAAATATGGGTGATCGTGTATAATGCATCGGTCTAGTGTCTTGCTTAACCAAGCATTGTATACAATTTGGTGATAAATAAAATGTCGTTtgcagttaaaaaaaaaaaagataatgtGTTTTAATGATTTGGTGATAGATTGGAATTTGATTTTTTTACATTAAATTCCATTGATCAAAGATGTTGACTTTTCTTTAAACCGTTAAAAGAATTCTGTGTTTTTCAAGAAAGTTTATAAATTACCAAAAAAAACCCTTCACGGTCGTTTTTTCCCCTTCGTATGTATACCTTTGGTTTCTCAACGGCCACAAAATCTAAAATTTGAAGCCAAACAGTGATGTGGTCCAAGAGAAGACTACCATGAGGGGCAGGACCGTCTCCgagaatgataaaaaaaaattggtcctcGGACGAAACAAAAAATTGgtataatataaactcatcaaatATATATCAAGAAACCACAATATGACATGCTAATCATGGGTTTGAACTCATGACCTCAAGATTATAACCCAAAACATTAACCAATTAATCATATAATCATCTTGTTAACAAGATCGAAGAGTCAATTAATTAAGTGAATTGATAGTTCAAAGCAGTTTAGGAATGCATGGGATTAACTGAAAATTGTTTAGGAAATAAAAATGTAAAGGTAGGGTTTAGAACTCATGACCTTGGTATTCAAATTTGAGTATCTTAACCATTGAACTAGTTTCATTTTTTGTTACTAAAgtcatttattaaacatttaagaTAACAATGCTCATTTAAAAATCTTGACCCTAAATTTTTGCTGGGCCCTATAAACCTTTTGGGCCTTGGCGTTTGCCTGGGCTGCCCAGCCCTCAAAGCCGGGCCTGGAGAGGGGGTCGATGGCATGTGGTTTTCGTGGTCAAGAAATGGGGCCGAGAGGTATGGTTTTGGAAGGAGGGGGTTAGGAGACCAATAAGGGAAGGTGTTTTTAGAAGCGTAATTGTTGTCGTTTATTCTATTTACCATTATATTAGTACACTAGTGCTAATTCCTGAGAACTTCGcggatttaataaaataatatgttTTCGAGATATTGACAAAGGACATTATATGTTTATAATGAACATATCAAAATTCTTTAAAAGAAATACTTATGGAATACAAAAGGTTCATAAAGTAAATAAAACAATATGGGCCAAATGAAAATGGCAGGTTGTTTGGTTTACATTGCTTCAATAAGTAGAAATGTTGATGGGTCAATTATAAGAAATATATAAAGTATATTATTAATAACTTTTAGTTTTCAATTTTTATTTGTAGTATGTAACTGCTAAATATGACATTACCGCTAAAAGCTTCATCCTAGTGAACCAAGTATGGAAAAGAATATAATGACTAGGGGtatgcacggttcggttcggttcagttattagcattatccgtaaccgtaaccgaagttatcggttaatcggttcggttaatttggttaatttgtcggttttcggttcggttcgatTACTTTTTGGTTAATAACCAATTCAAACAAGGGCTAAATTTTTTGTTTAGAAATCatgtaatggaggtataaatacatgaaatagatgtataaatacatgaaatggatgtataaataaatgaaatggaggtataaatgcatgaatagatgtttatatacataaaatggaggtataaataaatgaaatgaagatataaataaatgaaatgaagacATCAATAAATTAAATTGAGATAttattacatgaaatgaaagtataaaacatgaaatagaggtataaaagctagaaatatataaaaaaaataaatgattcggttcggttcggttaatgaTGGTAAAAAATATCCGTTAACCGactttcggttaatttcggtttggttttgttggtttttgttcggtttcggttaatggTTCGGTTATTGCTTACCCTATAATGACACTTCATATCATGTTAACCTTTCTAACACGAACTTATGTCTCAAATTTTATGGCTTAAAAAGTAGCCATAACCACTTGGAAGATGTTGTTCGATCttaacaacataaacaaacataaatatatTAACATATGTTATCATAAAACATTAAGAATCATGAATATGTCTTTAGTTCAAACAACTTATCATTACAATGTTAATTATCAAACCTGATGGAACCATTCATTTGTTCTCTTCTTTATTATATAAACTCACATATACAAACACAACTAACCTCTTGGTTTGTTGCTATTCAAGTTCTCTTGTTTTGTATGGCAACTTTACCTCCTGCAAACAAATTATTGTAGATTTGTTAATTAAAGTCATTAAGTGGAACAATAATTCACATGTCTTGAAGACGCAAAATAGACAATATGTAACATGAACTCACATGGATAGACTAAGAGACTTAGATATACCCGAGATGTTGCTTTTCCTTCTACAAACAAAAAGAATTTTGATGTACCTACAAATTTTATGATAACAAAATCCATGATAATATTTTCTCTAAGCAAGCAAAGTGCTTGTGATGATGTATACGTGCAATTAAAAATTTGTACTGCTAACCCTTAAAAATAATCCACCCATGTAATCGTAGATGGCTTAAATATTATCAGCAGCATGTCGATATTGTATCTCCCACATTGACTCTGTCTTGTCCACATCTTTCTCAAAACTAACCATAAGTTGAAACACCTAAACCACACACAGATACCCAGATAATAaggtcgaatttcaaattgaGAGAAGATAAGAAACACAAAACAATTATAAATTACCTTTTTTGAAAGTATAATGAGGGTGCTAATCAATCATTGCATTATTTCCTTGCTAATAAACCCTTGCATTACTTCTAATCACCGATTATATATTAGGTAAGTTGACTTGAAGCTCACATATGACATGCACTGCTCCACATCATTGCCTTTGTTCGTTTCACTTTTGCCACTATAAAGCATTTTACAATAAACAAACCAAAGTAATTTCAAACAAACCGAATTAGAAAAGCATAAATTTATAGTTGGATATAATTCTACATTTTTTATACATAACAAAGTATCCAAACTCGTAATCAAGTTCTTCTTTCATTTTTACAAAATTTACTACTTTTATGGCCTGCTCAAGCAGTAAATATTTAGAAAAGAAATAAAGTATAAAGGAGCATAAAATATGAATTTAAATACTTCAGGTTGTGTGTATCTATTTGTAGTAAATCTCAAACTAATATTTTTAACTAATGGGTGAGTTCCACCAATACTGATGATTCTGCAGCAACAGAGAAGTTAAGAGCTACATGTGGACCAAAAACCTGCCATGCCCAATGTGGAGTAGATCCCATAGTCTTCTCTATTGTTGTCCCCTGATTATGGCAAGCATTAATGTATTTGTTTTGGAATTAATAGACCATTATACATTCATGAATACAAAAAAATTCGTTGAACTTACCTAGTCAACAGGATATAAACCGGAAGCCACAACACCGCTCAGGTTGAGAGGGTGGGCCTGAGCCGTCTGAGTTCCACGTGTCATACGTGTGCAGTGCTCAACCTGAAATGGTACAATGAAGATGGCTTAAGCCAGTAATAGAGCTCAAGTATGGAAAATGACTAAAAGTGTAATTTCTAATTATTGTCGTTCTCCTATCATCATAAGTGTTGCCTAAGAGACAATTAACTTGATGCAAGCATCCTAGAGTGTTATTCACATTATTACCTCATGTTAAATAATCCATTTAAGTTTGAAAATGATAAGAGATCGGATAGAAAGTTTGTGCTGCAACTTCTATTTCACTGTGAAACAACCCAAGATAGATGTACCTAAGTCAAAACAATGTAAGGCAAACAAAAGTGTACACTGAGTGATTTATATTTTCGAAAATCAGGGTTAATATTATAAGCTATATTCATCTCAATCAAGGATCTTAATATACTTCATATTTAGTTATTATTatcaaccaaaaatattaaaaacacattttttgagGTTTTTAAGAATATTAATATATTCTTAAAACAGACTTTTAATAATTAAAATGATATTAGAAAATATATCAATGCTAGCATCTGAGGGACATAATCATCTAAAATAAACTGGAAGTTCAAAAGTCAATTctgtatatattattttagtaatTTAAAACATATATGGTAACAAGtaataaatgtttttaaaatgaTTGTTGAATAACTTGAATCTAATTAGATATATAGAAACCAATAATTGTTAATTAGAGGTTATTAAAAATTAGGATAATTAGTAATTATAAAAAATGAATGTAGTCAAATTTTATTTCaggtaactttatttaa of Helianthus annuus cultivar XRQ/B chromosome 1, HanXRQr2.0-SUNRISE, whole genome shotgun sequence contains these proteins:
- the LOC110930810 gene encoding dirigent protein 19-like; this translates as MDIPLTKTPESGSKLLGRVQGIDGRAWHEKLVQLMAMNIVFFTKKYNGSTLTLLGRNPMSDEVREMPVVGGSGLFRFARGYLQASTYSVDFQTRDNVIEYIVHVFHY